The Candidatus Wallbacteria bacterium DNA window GAATTGTATGCAGCGACCCCTGATTCACTGGAAATTTACTATGTCCCTGAAGTGACCAACTTCAACGAAAAGCTGCAGTACTGCAAAATCGGCGAGTTCTCCTCCAACTTTTTTACAGGCAGCGTTGAGGTGGTGATTCCCGAAGCCGGCAACACAGGCTTCGCCTTCCAGGCTGCCTGGATCAGGGATAGAGGCAGCACCAATTTTGAGCGCAGCTTCCAGCCGGGTGTAATCAGTTCGGCATTCTATGCTCCTGACGAGAATCTCACATATTTCGGAACCGACCATGGTCTTTTCGACCAGTTCGGGAATCATTGCGCAGGCAGCGTCAAAATCAACTCCATTTTCAAGGATTATCTAAATCAGCGTCTGTATGTGTGTACGGAAGGTGAAGGTATTCTTCTCAGAAAAAACGGGCTCTGGAAAGCCCTCAACAGTTCAAACGGGTTGCCAAAGACCGGCAATTCAGTCAATTTAAGAGGGCTGGTGCAGGACCAGGCCAGCGGTTATCTCTATGCCGCCACTGACCAGGGAGCTTTCTTCAGCATCGATGGAGGCCTGAATTTCGAATCTGTCAAGCTGCCGGACGGTTCCCTCCTGTCCGGAGAATTGCACAACATAGCCATTTTCTATGCGGACAGGAAGAGATATCTGGTCCTGGACCAGCCGAATGCCATGCTGTTCAGAGAACTTTTACTCCCCGGAACCCTTGGGGATGCCAATCCCTTCGATTCGCAGACAGGGTCCGCCATGTGCGCATCAGTTGTGAATCGCTTCAGAAATTTTGATCAGACGCTTTACGCATGTACCAACAACGGGATGTTCTCAATCGTAAAAAAACCGTCAGCCTGGGATATCAAGCAATATACTACAGTCTCAGGAGAGCGCAGGACAGGCCTCTCCGCATCCGAGATCCGTGACTTCAGCATCGACGGAACCGGCCGCTGGTGGCTGGGAACAGCTCTCGGGATTTCTACCAGTGACGATGGGGGAAGCACTTTCAAATCTTACGCCCCCTTTTCACATTTCACCAGGCTGCTCCAGCGTGAAAATCACCCCAGGTGCCTGATTGCCATCGATGAAGCGGGCCGGGAAATGGAGATCGACACTTTCAGCAGGCTGAAACAGTTTCGTGTCAGCGGCGACTTCATCACTTATCCGGACTATGTCAAGGATCTCTGCGGCAATACTCTGGACTATTATCTGACCCACTATGGAGTGGCCGGGGATGCGATTACAGACGGACTTTCTGTTGTGCCTGCAGGCAACTGCTCCAGGATTTATTCGGATCCGCTGCGGAATTTTCTCTACACCCTGTCCATGGAAAATGGCCGGCTGCTCCTGTACAGGGTCAACGAATGCTTCTTCGACCATTTCGAAAACTATTCCGGATACCGGGAATACGCAATTCCAGACCAGACAGGGAGTGCAGGATCTTATGACATCAAGGCTGTCTCTTCGGCTCTGCCTGGGGGACCCAGTGTCTTGTCCGTGAAAAGCGATAATGCCTTCAAGGGAAAAGTCTGGATCTACCGGAGATTCCTTTTTAATGATGACTCCAGAACTCTTGAGGTCAGTCTGAATTTCGCAAACAGGCAGACTTTCAACGGAAGTCTGGTGAACCCGGAGCTGAGGATTTACACCCGTGATGTTTACCCGATCGTCGATTTTACCAGCAGCGGTCCTCCCCCGGATTTCAGCGCCCCTGTCACGGCTGATTCCATGTCCACGAATCTGGTCGTTCTTCCGAGAAGTTCACAGACCATCACGCTGGCCATTGGATTCGAGGACTATTCTGCCAGCGACGGCTTGAACTGTGAACTGGACAGCCTGAGGATTGATTTCGACCGGCCTTACTCCGGATTGTCCGACCCGGTCAAGATCATTCCCATTACCAAACCAATTGCCCTGTCTTTCGGCAATGAAAACAATGTTTTACACATTCTGTTCAATGACGGCACATATAAAATGGGAGTCTACAGAGAGGATCTGAATGGTTCGGCGATCGATCTTGTAAATCTGGGTGAAGCCTCCCTGGCAGGGGTCGTTGATAACCCTGTAGATCTGAAGCTTTCAGCCAACGGCAGACGCGTTTTCATCCTTGATAAGCGCAAAATCTTTGTCATCGAACTGATCCCGCTCCGCAAAAACATCAGAGTCACAGTGGAAAATCTGGCCAGTCAGAGCGATTTCCAGCTGAGCGCCATGGTCAGCTCCTGGAGCAGCAACAGTAAAAAAAAGAAACTGCTGCCTACTGGAAGAGAAGAACCGCTGCAGCTTTTTACGGATTCAGCTTCCAATTTTTTTTACCCTTACAACACTTATTTTTTTTATGATGAAATCAAGTTCAACGGCAGGATGCATCAGATCAGAGGGCCGGTGTACTTCAAGGGTCTGAGAGGGAAATCTCTTTCTTTTGGAGGGGAACTCAACTGCAACGCATCCTGCGACAGGCCGGCTTTTTTCACCTCATACAGCGATAAGTCCTGGGGATATGTGTTTGCCGAATCAGATCCTGACGATGTTTTACCCTGGGGCGGCCTGAAAATGGAGGGAAATTTTTCCCTGCACGGCGCAGTGATCAAAAAGGCAGCGGAAATTTCCTCTGTTTCGCAGGGCAGCATTGACCAGACAGTTTTTTTGAATAACCAGACCGGATTGGCGTTCAGGGGCTCAGGAGCACTCTCGGTCAGGAGCTCGGAATTCAACTCCAACCAAACAGGACTGATCATCGACTCAGGCAATGCCTCATTGGATTCCTCCCTTTTTACCTCCAACAGGACCGCCCTGAAGGCAAAAACCCCTGTTTCACTCCAGGGCATCACTGCGGTTTCCAATAACACCTTCGCTGAACTTAATGCATCCATCGGTTCGATCGAAAATTCGCTGCTCTGCGGCAGTGAATCCTGCTTCAAGGCCGACGGCGGTGAGGAGCTGAAATTGAAGGATAATTTCATCTCTACCTGCCAGACCGCAATCCAATGCATCAACGGCACTTTGAGCGGAAGTTTCAATGAATTTTACGGGAACGGCACAGCCGTCAGTTACCAGAGCCCGAAAAACAGCGGCAGCTCTGCCGTTCCAACCTTCATTTACAACTACTTCGAGAACAACCAGACCAATATTTTCCAGGGAAACAGCAGCGGACATCTGTATGCCCAGTATTGCGTGTTCAACCGCGACCTGAACCCGGAAAACGCGGGAATTACAGGCACCCCGGACATGCTGAGACAGGCTCTCAGGGACATCGTTCCTCTGGCAGTTTCAGGCTATCTGGATAGAAGTGCGGACTGGCAGGCTCAAACCAGGGAGAATCTGGTCCCGACTGTGATCCTGGATTACCTGCTCCAGGAGACTGGAGAGTTGAAAATCATGGGCAGGCAGCTGCTGGAATTCTATCCTGCAGTGGCACCAGGAGTATTCACTTCCAATGGGGATCTCAAGATTGAGGGGAGCTCTACGAAAGAAGTGATGATAACTTCCGGGCTTGATTCCAGCGAAGGCCTTCTTCTTCCGGAGATCAGCGGCAGGCCGGACAACAACGCTTTTTACGGTATCGTGGCCAATGGTTGGGATGACAGAGACCTGTGCATATGGTCGAAACTGAAGCACGGACTCATTGAATTCCGCGGAAATTTCGATGTCTCCCAGAAAAATTTCTATTACAACCAGCTGACAAGGGAAACCGGCGACGACCTCAAGGTCAAACTCAACTGCTCCGGAATTCCAGAACTTTCGCACAACTTCTGGGGTAAAAACGTGCCTGATTTCAATCAGGTGCTTCAACCGAAAGCGAGTGCTGCAGTTTACACTCCCTGGGCTTATGCCGGGAAAGTCCCCCAAACCGAAAAATGGCCTTTCCAGAATACAGGAGCCACGATCATTTCCACTTTGGAAATACTCTCAGGCATGATTTCGATCGACGCCAGCGGTCAGAATGTAATCAAATTCGCAGGCGACTTCTCCATTTCCGGAGAAGTGACGATCACAGGTAATCGCCCGGTGCTGATCACCAGTCATGACGATGAACCGGACAATACTCCATACAGCCCGGGCAGCGACCATACCCCTGACTTCATTTTCTGGGGGACTGCAGGCAGCAACAGAACCGGAAGCAACACTGCCGCGCCCTTTGCAGGCATCCGGAAACTGGACCTGCCTTCAGGAATCAATGCGGAAATCCGTTATGGCTGCCTGAACGGTACCAGTTTCAACCGCTCGATTTCCAATGCTTCCCTGTGTCTGTCCCACATGTTTCTCAACCTCAATGAAGCGCTCAACTTCAATTCCTCTTCAACCCTGCAGATTGACAAAACACTGATCAAGGCGAAGGGAGGTGGCAGCAGTCCGAACATCACGGTGGATTCCGGTTCTTTCGCCTCCAGGAACAGCTTCTTCACTTCAGCCAATGACAATGAATACGTGAGACTTGCCGAAACAGGCCTGACCCTGACTGATCAGCAGAAGACCATTCTTACTCTCGGCAGCAGCCCTGCCCGCAGCGACTGGTATGGAATTTCGCTGACCGAGTCGGACACTGTCTTCAACAATTCGGCAGTCGAATACGGCAACTGGGGATTTCTGAGCAGCCATTATCCCTCCCTGGAATTCAGGGACTGTTCCTTCTATCAAAACGGCTATGTGGCAGCAGTTCTGGAAAACAGCAGCGCTCCGTCGGTCATCTCAGGCCATCTGTTCGATTCCAATTTTCAGGGGCTGGAACTGAGGACAAACGATAGTAACAAGACTGTCCAGAACTGCACATTCCAGAAAACAGACTGGCGCAGCCTGCATTTCAAGGTCGGCTGCGAAAACGCAGTCATCGACTCCAATACCTTCACAGACACCTGCCTGCAGCAGGCATCTGATGCAGCGGGAATTCTGATCAGGGACGGCAGCAAATTCACAGTCAGCAACAACATCTTTACCGGAGACAGGGGCACAGCCTGCCTGCTCGGAGAAGGAGGCAGCCTGAACAGTGTGGAAGTGACCGGCTGCACCTTCAAGGACGGAAACCTGGGATTGTCGATTGCCGGCTCAGCCTCAGATGTGACAGTCGGGCATCAGGAAAGCACAGGGAATTACAGCAATTTTTTTTCAGGCAACAAGGAAGCGATGCGTATCTCCAACACCTTGACAACAGTCTGCTTCAACAGATTCAGTAAAAACCAGTCCGGCATTTACAATAGCGGCAGCCCGTTCATCCACGGCAACCTCCTGGAAGAAAACCAGACAGGTATAACCTGTTCTGCTGGCAAAGCCAGGATCATGCAGAACACATTCAGCAGAAACACGACGGGCCTGGATCTGGCCGGGAGATATCTTTATGACTATCTGGACGATACTGACGACAGCATCCGCATGGCGACCCTGATCAGAGGTAATAATTTCATCGCAGACGAAACTCCGGCAGCAGGCACTGCAGGGGGCAATGACCTTAATTTCAACTATTTCCGGGACACCACATTCCCCATCTCATTCGGAATCACCAGCACCCTGAAGAATCCTGGGGACAATTACCTGAACATGGTGCAGAGCTGCTATCTCTGGCTGCATCCCGTAGTGATCCCTGCTCACAGTTATGATACTGCCGGCGTGGACCTCTATCCTGAGAACATCATTCCCACAATGGAAATTGATGTGGAATTGTATGCCTCGCATTATTCTCCGGCCCAGTGTGCCACTTCGCTTGTCGTGATCAGCTACGATACTCAGGAGCATCAGCTCAGAAGCGCTTCCGGAGAGCTTGTCAAGCCGCTGGAATTTGAGCTTTCCACACTCAACGGCTCTCTTTACACCGGCAAATTTGAGGCTTATGATATCTCCCGCTATCCGAATCCGAAAAGCAGCCTGCCCTCCTTACCAGGTCTCAAACACGGCTTCTTCAAATTCATCTGGCTGCCGTTTGAACTGAAGCAGAACGTCGACGACCTGGACACCCCGCTGCCCGATAAACTGGACCTGTATGTGGACGTAAACAACGGCGACACTGACCATGGGAACGGATTCGGCATCAACAGCGAACGCGATGTCTACTATGATTTTGACGGCACTGTCGAAATCACGGGCGTAGTGCAGGGGGAACCCAAACCTAATCAACCCAGCGAATTCGGTCATACCACCTACATGGATGCCTGGCTGGAAAGCAACCATCTGCCGTTCACACCCAGGAGCAGCCTCAGCAATCTGGAGATCAAAACAATCGTCGAACGCCAGACTTCAGGCGAAAAAGAAAAGATAGTCTGGTCTCTAGGTGATGAAGGCGTTTATCCCAAAGGTTTCAACATCATGATCGCCAATCCGGATGGAACTGAAAAGTCCTGCCTGACGAGCGGACTCGGAGGTGGCAGGCCTGATATCTCAAGTGACGGGAAAAAGATCGTGTTCTGCTCGAGCGGAGAAATTTTCAGCATGGATTCGACAGGATTTAATCAGGTCCGGCTGACTGAAAATCTTGCCCTGGACAACAATCCCAGCTTTTCACCGGATGGGACAAAGATAGTTTTCGATTCGGACCGTGACGGCCATCTCCAGATCTATCTCATGAACAGCGACGGTTCTGATCAGGCAGACATTTCCGGCAATGCCAGCAATGACAGTGAACCATGCTTTTCACCTGTGGAAGACAGGATCGTGTTTGTTTCGGACCGCGAGGGAAGTCTGGAAATTTTTTCCATGAACCAGGACGGAACAGAGGCATTGAGGCTGACCTATGACAACAGTAAGAACCAGTTCCCGGTATTTTCTCAGGACGGTTCGAAAATCGCCTTTGATTCCGATAAAGCGCAGGACGGTCTTCGGCATATTTACATGATGGACCCGAACGGCAGCAACGAAATGCAGATCACTTCCAGCCTTTATCAGGACTGCAACCCGGGATTTTCGCCGGACGGGCTGAAAATCGGTTTTGAGTCAGTAAGGAGCGGCGGCCACGATCTCTACTTCACTTACCTGTCATCCCTGGAAGTCACGAAAATTGCTCCAAGTTCCCAGACCGGTTCAGACAATGATCTGATCTGGAAAAAAGTGTCGTTCAGGACCGGCACATTTGAAATCACGGCCCGCGGCAGGAACGATATTGGCGGCGATTCCCTGGACTCAGACAAAATCAGCGTTTATCAGGTGGAACCTCCGGCCCTCACCAAAATTAACCTCGACCTGGGTTACAGCGAAGGGGAAGACATGCTCATCACCTGCCAGCAGATCGCGTCTCCGAATAAAGGAGTGCTGGTAACCTTTGACAGGCACGGCCTGAACCCTTCCACCTTCGGCTACAATGTCGTTTACTCCCATTCCCCTAAACTTGACGATTTCAGCCATAAAGTCACTATCGAAATCGGCGCTAATCCCTCAAGCACCTGGATCAAGAATCTGCAGCCAGGTCTTTATTATCTTTATGCCCAGTGCTACAGGAGAGAACCGCAGAACGGCGTCTACCAGAGCCGGGGAAATTACTATGAATACACAGGCTGGTCCAACCTTGCGAAAGTCAGAGTAAGGGGCTGGTACCAGGCTTTTCTGCCGTCCACGCTGCCCAGCCTGGAATGGAACTCCTGCAGCATGGGGAAAGGCAGAGTTTCCCTGCTTTCCAGCAAAGCTCCGGACGGAAAATACTACGTGCTGACTACCAATGACTATGGTGACGGACCCTGGCAGATTCTGAAACCTGTAGACCTGAATCAGTATTCCTCAGTTGTCGTGAAAGACAACGCCAGATTCATGCTGGTCGGGAATGCAGGAGGCAGGGCAGCCTGCCAGGAATATACCAGTGGATTGATGGGATCAGCGAAGCTGGTTTCTGATACGCTGACTTACCTGGATGCCGCGCTCGACAATGCAGGCGAATACATCTCAGGCGGAGAAAGATCTCCCTCAGGCGGCATACTCGGTACCATGGAAATCTCAGACACCCTGGAAGGAAGGGCACAAAAGCTGGCAGTCTGGGATTCCAGACAGTGGCAGGCGATTTCCGGGAATGCAGACAGTGTTTATTTCAATTCAGCAGATCCAGGCACTGTAGGCAATAAAACCGCCTCCAAGATAAACTATTTGCTGGCGCCTTTTAACTCGATCAGCGCATCAGACAACAGCAATCAGTTATCCTGGCTGGCGGGGAAAAACGGAAAACTTCAGTATTCAGGTGACTTTGGCCGCAACTTTGCCACCACTGAAATCACTGTCTTACCTGAAGCAATAACTGGTGCCCACTTTCTGGAATTCTATCTGGGTTTCATCTGCGCAGACGCAGCCAGGACTTCCACCTCAGCCTGGCAGATCGCCAACACGGTCGACGGCGGAGTCAACTGGACCAGGCTTTCCACTCCCCTGAATTCCCAAAACCTGGACGACATTTCAATGGAGTATGATTCATCAAAAGCAGTCAGGATCATCAGGGGGATTTCCTCCGGTAAAAGCAATACAATCCTGCTTTACTGGAATCCCTTTTTCCAGAAACCCCAGGCCTTTTCAGCAAAACCGGAAAACCATGTCCTGGAGGAAGCTTCTGGAACATTCAGAGATCTCGCTTCTTATGCGGATCTGGACGGCCAGAACATCTGCTTCAATTGGGATAGTGTGCCCATGGCCACCAGTTACCGCCTGCTTCACGGTACCGGCATCCCAGGCACTGAAGTAAAGCCGCTGCCCGGTTTCAACCTTTATTACAATAATTACAGCAGCCTGAAGAATTACGGATTCACGGATGTGAATCAGAGCAGAAATTTCATTGTCAGTGCCGAGCATCAGGACCTGACTCCTGTTTTAAGCCCGCTCACGAACATCATCAAAGTGAAAATACCGGCTTTTGAAACTTTTAATTATAATCAGTTCACCAATGCCGCGGTGAATTACTGCATAGACTGGCCTGACCTTGAAGGTGCCACTAAGTATCATGTCTATTACACAAGGGACTACCTGCATTGGAATGGCCCCCAATTCTTCGATCCCACAATTTCCATTATCGAGGCTGCTGCGGATGTAAAACAAGTGGATAAATATACATATCCTGCAATAGATCTCCGCTATAGAGGCAACAACATCGCCAGTTTCAAAGTCAAAGCCTCCTTTCAGCCTGAGGGAGGGTCGCTCGAGATTCTCACCAGCACCCAGACCTCCACCAGATTCAATTTCAAACCTGTGAATACCAGTTATTATAATCATTTCACTTACCTGATCGAAGGTTTTGACTGCAACAGCAAGCTGCTGATCCGCAAGAAGTCCTGGCTTACCCACGTCGACACGGGCGAAGCCGGATTTCCGGATCTCTACCCAGAAATCAGGGATATCACCATGACTGGCGGACCTGCTACATATACATATACAGAGGAAACCGCGAGCCAGGTCACTGTCTCAGCAATTCCTTATGGCCTGTATACCTTCGAAGTACACGCTTCAGGTCCTTCCGGAATATCCAGGGACAGAAAAATCTTCCAGATCCTGGCCAACAATCCTCCCACAGCCACCATCGAACTGACAGAAGTTTCGGGTTTGACTGATGACGGGGGTTACAAAAGGGGAAAAATCACTCAGCGCGTCGCCAGCGGCGATCAGCTTAAAGGCGCAGCTGAAACTTACTCCAAATCAAATGACTCTGAATCCGGAATCCCTCAACCGATCTGGAAATACGAGTGGTACACCATGACAAATCCACCGAAGAACTTGAACAATCCGACAGGCACCTGCGAACTGCCTGACGATGCCGATGATTTCAGATACAGGCTAAAAATCTGGGACATGTGTGAAGACCGAGTTCCAGCTGGCCTGAATGATCAGACAAAGTATACAAGTTATCAGGACCTTGATTTCGAGATGATTCCTCCCACCCCGACCCTGGGGCCTCATTCGCCTATAAATGTCTATCACTATTCAGGCGATCATGCTGACGTGACTATCAAGGGCTCAGTTAAGCCCCTGCCTGGAACTGGCGACACCATCTTTCATTTTTCAGATGCAGACTGGTATACAATGTTTTTGTTTCCAAGGCTCCGTACGGTAAACCATTCATGGGACACTACGGTCTCGAATCCAGGCATAACTACCTATACCTGTGATCAGGTACTCACCTTCCCGTATCATTCCTATTCCGCTTTTCTCATAGGTCATTATGACAGGCACAAGCATCAAATATCTCTCTATGTCGAGCGGAACGGAAAATATTCGGACCCAAATCCGGATTCAGAGTTGGTGGAAATCAATCATAAGCCTGTGACAGGATCGTTTTCTGCCACCAACATCACAATTTACTGGCGCAGGGAGTCTCACGGGCATCGGCACAACTGGACTGAAACGATCCACCATCCTGCACAAACACACAACAATCCAGTTCCTCCTGGCGGGACACATACTCATCCTGCCTGGGATGAAAACATTCCACATTCCAGATGGGACTGGGATTATTACACTGATTATGCCACTACTAAATATCAAACCTACCTTCCCAACTGGAACGACGATGATCCCCCGACATACGGAGTCTATACGAAATCCGGTAATACCGGGAATATCTTTGCTTCAATCGGTACTGACTGCATCACTTTCTCCTGCAATGGATACACCTATTCGGCCACATTCAACTGCACTGCAATGGACCCCTATGGCTATGGCATCACAAATGCCACGGCAGTGCCTGTAAAGGTCAATGCCCAGGAGCTTACTGTTACGTATACTGATTATTATGTGAACGGTCCCTGAGGCAGAGATGGTCAATCAATCATTTATTTTGCTCATTCTGATCCCGCTTGTTCTCCATGCAGGAACTCTGTCGCTCGCTGACGGCACAAAATTCGAGTTCGTGGAGATCAAGTCCGGCCAGTTTGAAATGGGCAATTACCTCTCTTCCCGGGAAATATCTGCGAAGTACGGGGGAGCAGCACAGGCTTACAGACAGGAGCATCCCAGGCATCAGGTCTGGATCAATGGCTTTGAAATCGGGAAATACGAAGTGACCCAGCAGCAATGGCTTTCAGTGATGGGTTCATCGTTCAATCCCTGCAGGCACGCAGGGCTCAATCTGCCTGCGGAAAACATAAGTTATGCTTCAGTGGAAGCCTTTATCGATAAATTGAATTTTCTGACCTCATCCGGCAGATTAAGGCTCCCGACAGAAGCAGAGTGGGAATATGCCTGCCTGGGTGGACAGAGCGAGGACTTTCAATATCCCTGGAAAAAGGATGAAATCGATCCGGATTACTGCTGGTATTTCAAAAATTCCAGCGCTGAAACTCATGTGGTCGGCACCAGGAAGCCCAATGCTTACGGCCTCTATGACATGCTGGGCAATGTCTGGGAATGGTGCAGCGATTACTACGAACCCTTCTTTTATGATCTATGTGTGAATCTGAACCTGACCGACAACCCCATGAATTCAGTTGAGTGCGGAGCAAGAGTGCTGCGCGGCGGTTCGTTCCAGAACCGTGAGGATACCTGCAGGCCTTTTTACCGCAATCAGTTCAACGAGCATAACCGCCTGGATAATGCCGGGTTCAGGCTTGCCCGGGATCCTGAGGCGTCTGTGGAGGGCAGGGACTGGAATAAATCAGACCTGAGCGCACCACCGCGCTCAGGCCACTCCTGTGTCGTCTTTCAGGACAGGATCTGGTTGATCGCAGGCTGCGATGAAAATGCCAGCCCAAGAAACGATGTCTGGTCCTGCACTGATTCCGCCGGATGGGTGATGGCAACTGGCGAAGCTTTTTTCCAAGCCCGCTCTCTGCAGTCCTGCGTGACATTTGATAACAGGATCTGGGTGATCGGCGGAATGAGCGGGGGGACCGCATTTAACGACGTCTGGTATTCGTCGGACGGGGTCAGCTGGTTCCTGGCGACCGGTAATGCTCAATTCGGCAGCAGATGCTGCCATTCCAGCGTGGTCTTCCACGGCAGGATCTGGGTGATCGGCGGCTATGATCCGAAATCAGGCCAGTATCAGCAGGATTCCTGGTATTCGGGAGACGGAGTGAACTGGACAAGAGCCACATCCAGCGCAGGATTCGGCCAGAGATCCTCTCATCAGAGCGTGGTCTATGCCGACCGGATCTGGGTGATCGGCGGTGAAGTCGGTAATCTGCAGATCAGTGATGTCTGGTCTTCTCCAG harbors:
- a CDS encoding right-handed parallel beta-helix repeat-containing protein; its protein translation is MKAFSFVEILIAIMLLSLAILPISLTFTTGVKQSADTEDQMKMRMMAEELMQEITSKGFDDPYNILSTSLEEAPSINLVTDRTILNDVDDYNFLDDKKNIFNQGLSTMEMAPLGIRGNKLLQYAGFNRKVRIYEADGVTPLSVTSYTNMTNLALNFDARKFIPSRYTKKIFVMGDHEIGVIDLEGTTETAIKVMNLVHTIRGGIFNDIALNPTDRELYAATPDSLEIYYVPEVTNFNEKLQYCKIGEFSSNFFTGSVEVVIPEAGNTGFAFQAAWIRDRGSTNFERSFQPGVISSAFYAPDENLTYFGTDHGLFDQFGNHCAGSVKINSIFKDYLNQRLYVCTEGEGILLRKNGLWKALNSSNGLPKTGNSVNLRGLVQDQASGYLYAATDQGAFFSIDGGLNFESVKLPDGSLLSGELHNIAIFYADRKRYLVLDQPNAMLFRELLLPGTLGDANPFDSQTGSAMCASVVNRFRNFDQTLYACTNNGMFSIVKKPSAWDIKQYTTVSGERRTGLSASEIRDFSIDGTGRWWLGTALGISTSDDGGSTFKSYAPFSHFTRLLQRENHPRCLIAIDEAGREMEIDTFSRLKQFRVSGDFITYPDYVKDLCGNTLDYYLTHYGVAGDAITDGLSVVPAGNCSRIYSDPLRNFLYTLSMENGRLLLYRVNECFFDHFENYSGYREYAIPDQTGSAGSYDIKAVSSALPGGPSVLSVKSDNAFKGKVWIYRRFLFNDDSRTLEVSLNFANRQTFNGSLVNPELRIYTRDVYPIVDFTSSGPPPDFSAPVTADSMSTNLVVLPRSSQTITLAIGFEDYSASDGLNCELDSLRIDFDRPYSGLSDPVKIIPITKPIALSFGNENNVLHILFNDGTYKMGVYREDLNGSAIDLVNLGEASLAGVVDNPVDLKLSANGRRVFILDKRKIFVIELIPLRKNIRVTVENLASQSDFQLSAMVSSWSSNSKKKKLLPTGREEPLQLFTDSASNFFYPYNTYFFYDEIKFNGRMHQIRGPVYFKGLRGKSLSFGGELNCNASCDRPAFFTSYSDKSWGYVFAESDPDDVLPWGGLKMEGNFSLHGAVIKKAAEISSVSQGSIDQTVFLNNQTGLAFRGSGALSVRSSEFNSNQTGLIIDSGNASLDSSLFTSNRTALKAKTPVSLQGITAVSNNTFAELNASIGSIENSLLCGSESCFKADGGEELKLKDNFISTCQTAIQCINGTLSGSFNEFYGNGTAVSYQSPKNSGSSAVPTFIYNYFENNQTNIFQGNSSGHLYAQYCVFNRDLNPENAGITGTPDMLRQALRDIVPLAVSGYLDRSADWQAQTRENLVPTVILDYLLQETGELKIMGRQLLEFYPAVAPGVFTSNGDLKIEGSSTKEVMITSGLDSSEGLLLPEISGRPDNNAFYGIVANGWDDRDLCIWSKLKHGLIEFRGNFDVSQKNFYYNQLTRETGDDLKVKLNCSGIPELSHNFWGKNVPDFNQVLQPKASAAVYTPWAYAGKVPQTEKWPFQNTGATIISTLEILSGMISIDASGQNVIKFAGDFSISGEVTITGNRPVLITSHDDEPDNTPYSPGSDHTPDFIFWGTAGSNRTGSNTAAPFAGIRKLDLPSGINAEIRYGCLNGTSFNRSISNASLCLSHMFLNLNEALNFNSSSTLQIDKTLIKAKGGGSSPNITVDSGSFASRNSFFTSANDNEYVRLAETGLTLTDQQKTILTLGSSPARSDWYGISLTESDTVFNNSAVEYGNWGFLSSHYPSLEFRDCSFYQNGYVAAVLENSSAPSVISGHLFDSNFQGLELRTNDSNKTVQNCTFQKTDWRSLHFKVGCENAVIDSNTFTDTCLQQASDAAGILIRDGSKFTVSNNIFTGDRGTACLLGEGGSLNSVEVTGCTFKDGNLGLSIAGSASDVTVGHQESTGNYSNFFSGNKEAMRISNTLTTVCFNRFSKNQSGIYNSGSPFIHGNLLEENQTGITCSAGKARIMQNTFSRNTTGLDLAGRYLYDYLDDTDDSIRMATLIRGNNFIADETPAAGTAGGNDLNFNYFRDTTFPISFGITSTLKNPGDNYLNMVQSCYLWLHPVVIPAHSYDTAGVDLYPENIIPTMEIDVELYASHYSPAQCATSLVVISYDTQEHQLRSASGELVKPLEFELSTLNGSLYTGKFEAYDISRYPNPKSSLPSLPGLKHGFFKFIWLPFELKQNVDDLDTPLPDKLDLYVDVNNGDTDHGNGFGINSERDVYYDFDGTVEITGVVQGEPKPNQPSEFGHTTYMDAWLESNHLPFTPRSSLSNLEIKTIVERQTSGEKEKIVWSLGDEGVYPKGFNIMIANPDGTEKSCLTSGLGGGRPDISSDGKKIVFCSSGEIFSMDSTGFNQVRLTENLALDNNPSFSPDGTKIVFDSDRDGHLQIYLMNSDGSDQADISGNASNDSEPCFSPVEDRIVFVSDREGSLEIFSMNQDGTEALRLTYDNSKNQFPVFSQDGSKIAFDSDKAQDGLRHIYMMDPNGSNEMQITSSLYQDCNPGFSPDGLKIGFESVRSGGHDLYFTYLSSLEVTKIAPSSQTGSDNDLIWKKVSFRTGTFEITARGRNDIGGDSLDSDKISVYQVEPPALTKINLDLGYSEGEDMLITCQQIASPNKGVLVTFDRHGLNPSTFGYNVVYSHSPKLDDFSHKVTIEIGANPSSTWIKNLQPGLYYLYAQCYRREPQNGVYQSRGNYYEYTGWSNLAKVRVRGWYQAFLPSTLPSLEWNSCSMGKGRVSLLSSKAPDGKYYVLTTNDYGDGPWQILKPVDLNQYSSVVVKDNARFMLVGNAGGRAACQEYTSGLMGSAKLVSDTLTYLDAALDNAGEYISGGERSPSGGILGTMEISDTLEGRAQKLAVWDSRQWQAISGNADSVYFNSADPGTVGNKTASKINYLLAPFNSISASDNSNQLSWLAGKNGKLQYSGDFGRNFATTEITVLPEAITGAHFLEFYLGFICADAARTSTSAWQIANTVDGGVNWTRLSTPLNSQNLDDISMEYDSSKAVRIIRGISSGKSNTILLYWNPFFQKPQAFSAKPENHVLEEASGTFRDLASYADLDGQNICFNWDSVPMATSYRLLHGTGIPGTEVKPLPGFNLYYNNYSSLKNYGFTDVNQSRNFIVSAEHQDLTPVLSPLTNIIKVKIPAFETFNYNQFTNAAVNYCIDWPDLEGATKYHVYYTRDYLHWNGPQFFDPTISIIEAAADVKQVDKYTYPAIDLRYRGNNIASFKVKASFQPEGGSLEILTSTQTSTRFNFKPVNTSYYNHFTYLIEGFDCNSKLLIRKKSWLTHVDTGEAGFPDLYPEIRDITMTGGPATYTYTEETASQVTVSAIPYGLYTFEVHASGPSGISRDRKIFQILANNPPTATIELTEVSGLTDDGGYKRGKITQRVASGDQLKGAAETYSKSNDSESGIPQPIWKYEWYTMTNPPKNLNNPTGTCELPDDADDFRYRLKIWDMCEDRVPAGLNDQTKYTSYQDLDFEMIPPTPTLGPHSPINVYHYSGDHADVTIKGSVKPLPGTGDTIFHFSDADWYTMFLFPRLRTVNHSWDTTVSNPGITTYTCDQVLTFPYHSYSAFLIGHYDRHKHQISLYVERNGKYSDPNPDSELVEINHKPVTGSFSATNITIYWRRESHGHRHNWTETIHHPAQTHNNPVPPGGTHTHPAWDENIPHSRWDWDYYTDYATTKYQTYLPNWNDDDPPTYGVYTKSGNTGNIFASIGTDCITFSCNGYTYSATFNCTAMDPYGYGITNATAVPVKVNAQELTVTYTDYYVNGP